CAGCGGGTGCAATTCACCCCCGATCTGCTGCCCTCGGATCTGACCGGCACCGATATCTGGCGCCAGCAGGATGGACGGTTCGAGTTCCAGCCCGGCCCGCTGTTCCACAATCTGCTGCTGGCCGACGAGATCAACCGGGCGCCGGCCAAGGTGCAATCGGCGCTGCTTGAAGCCATGGGCGAACGCCAGATCACTGTCGGCGGCAAGACTTACGCGCTGCCGAAGTTGTTCCTGGTGATGGCCACCCAGAACCCGATCGAGCAGGAAGGCACCTATCCCTTGCCCGAGGCCCAGCTCGATCGCTTTCTGATGCATGTGCGGGTGGGCTATCCCGAGGCCGGCGCCGAGACGGCGATCTTGCGGCTGGTGCGCGATCAGGCTCGCAACGCCCTGCATTCGCGCAGCGAGAGCGTCGATCAGCTGTCACAGGCCGAGGTCTTCGCCGCCCGGTCGGCGGTGCTGGATCTGCATTTCTCCGAGTCGCTGGAGCGCTATCTGGTTGAGTTGGTGCTGGCCACACGCGACGCCAGCGGCTATGACAAGGGTTTGGCACGACGGATCGCCTGGGGCGCCAGCCCGCGTGGCTCGATCGCGCTGGAGCGCTGCGCCCGTGCCCGCGCCTGGCTGGCCGGCCGCGATTACGTCACCCCCGAAGACGTCCATGCGGTAGCCCCGGATGTGCTGCGCCATCGGGTCTTGCCCAGCTACGAGGCCACAGCCGAAGGCTGGGATGGCGGACGTCTGGTGGCCGAGCTGCTGCAGCGGGTGCCATTGCCATGACGCCACGGTGCGCGCTTTTGCAGGTCCAGACTTGTCTGGACGCTTTGGGTGTTGAGCTGCAGTGGTTGGCGATTGGCAACTAGCGATCAGGGCTCAGTGATGGATGTTCCTGCAAGGTTGGAAGTGACGTTGTTGCGAGCCACTTGTTTCGTCCTGACACTGCAGACGGGCCATGAGCCCCGGCGTCATTGCGACCCCGGACTTGATTCGGGGGAAGCAATCCAGACGCACCGCCGCAGCAACTCTGGATTGCTTCGTCGCTACGCTCCTCTCCATGAACCCATATCGCAAGTCGTTGGTTTGCTTGGTTCACCTGTAGGAGCGCCCTTGCGGCGCGACCGCTGCTTCGGACGTGCGGCTTGCCGGTCGCGACGCGAGGTCGCTCCTACAGGCGGGTTTGTGGTTCATGGCCCGCGGGCAGTTTCGGGCCGAAACAGGTGGCTCGCAATGACGCATGAACAAACATTGATATTGGTTCGGGGAGAGCGCCGCAAGGCAATCCAACGCGCTTCAAGCCAGATCCAGACCATCGGAAAGGTCGATCCCTGCGCCCCAATTGCCAGTTGCCAGTTGCCAGTTGCCAGTTGCTAGTTGCTAGTCGCCAAAACCCATCAACCCTCAAAAGCACAACCCATAAAGCAAATGCCGCCAGCCACCTCGAACTCCCAAGGCATCCGCCCGACGCTGGCGGAACTGATCGCGCTCAGGGCGCGGGTGCAGGCGTGGCCGCCGCCGCAGCGGGCGCAGGGCAGTTCGGCCGGGCCGGCGACTTCGCCCTTGCGCGGTCGGGGCATGGACTACGCCGAGTCGCGGCTGTACGCGCAAGGCGACGACGCCCGCCATATCGACTGGCGGGTGACCGCGCGCACCGGCCGCACCCATACCAAGGTCTTTCATGCCGAGCGCGATCGGGTCAGTCTGATCATTGCCGATACCTCGCCGCGGCTGTATTTCGGCACGCGCGTCTGTTTCAAGTCGGTGCAGGCCGCCTATGCCGGCGCGCTGGCGGCCTGGGCCGGGCAGCGCAGCGGAGATCGCATCAGCGCGCTGCGCGGCAGTGCCAGCGAGGCACCGTTGCCGCCGGCCGGCGGCGTGCGTGGCGCGCTGCGCGTACTCGATGCGCTGAACCGCTGGTATCAACAGCCGCCGGACGACGACCAGGGCCTGGACATCGCCCTGCAATCGGCGGCGCGGGTCTCCAAGCCTGGCTCGCGGATGATTGCGCTGATCGATCCGCGCAGCGTGGATGGCATCGACAACGCCCGCTGGACGGCGCTGTCGGCGCATCATGATGCGGTCGCGGTCTTGCTGGTCGATCCCCTGGAGCTGGCGCCGCCGCAGGCGCGGCTGGCTTTTGCCGGTGACCATCGCCGGGTGGAGCTGGATCTGGAGCAGGGCTCCACTCAGGCGGCCTGGATGCACGCCTTTGCCGAGCGTTTCGAGCAGGCGCGCTCGCGTCTGCGCAGCCTGGGCTGGCGGGCAATGTCACTCAGCACCGATCAGGCGCCGGACCAGGTGCTGGCGGCGCTGCTGCCGTACAGACGTGAGGCCGCATGAAGCCGGAGCTGCCCTTGCGCGATATTCATCTGCCGAGCGAGCCCTCGTGGTGGCCGCCGGCGCCGGGCTGGTGGTTGCTGGCGGCGGCGGTGCTGGTATTGCTGTTCCTGACGCTGCGCTGGGGCTTGCGGCGCTGGCGCGCCCGTCAGCGCCTGCGTGCCCTGCAGTTCGAATTCGATCAGGCGGCCGCGATTGCTGAGCCGCGCGCCTGTCTGATCGCGGTGTCGGAGCTGCTTCGGCGCGCCGCGCGCCATCGTGATCCGGCTGCCGCGACACTGACCGGGGCGGCCTGGACCGGCTTCCTTGATCGCCAGTTGGGTACCAAATCTCAGACCGTGTTCTCCGGTGAACTCGGGCAGCTGCTGCTCGATGGCGCCTATCGCCGGGAAGTCGACGCCGATGCCTTGCGTTCGCTGCTGACGCCGGCCCGGCAGTGCTTTCTGAATCTGGTGCGCGGGCCATGATTGCCGAACTGCTGAGCTGGGAATTCGCCTGGCCCTGGATGCTGCTGGCGCTACCGCTGCCCTGGCTGGCGGCGCGGCTCCTGCCACCGACGCAGGCGGGGCAGGGTGGCGCCTTGCGCACGCCCTTCTTTGGCGAACTGGAAACGCTGGCGGGCACTGCGGCGCGGGCTCGCAAATCGCATCTCAGTCCGTGGATGCTGATGGCCTGGGCGTTGCTGTGCGTGGCCGCGGCGCGCCCGCAGATCCTTGGCGAGGCGATCAAGCCGCCGCAGGCGGGTCGCGATCTGCTGCTGGCGGTGGATCTGTCGGGCAGCATGGCTGCCGAGGACATGCGCCTGGGTGGCCGCATCGTCGACCGCCTGACGGCAGTGAAGGCGGTGCTGGGTGATTTTCTGGAGCGCCGCGCCGGTGATCGTGTGGGCCTGTTGCTGTTCGGCGAGCGCGCCTACGGCGTGACCCCACTGACCCTGGACCGCAACAGCGTGCGCCAGCAGCTGTTCGACAGCGTGGTCGGTCTGGCCGGACAGGAAACTGCCATCGGCGATGCCATCGCGCTGGCGGTCAAGCGTCTCAGCGATCCCGATGATGAGGTGGCCGAGCCCGGCCAGCGGGTACTGATCCTGCTGACTGACGGCGTCAATACCGCCGGTGCCATCGATCCGCTGCGTGCCACGGAATTGGCGAAATCGGCCGGTGTGCGCGTACACACCATCGGCTTTGGCGGCGAGGGCGAGGAGACTTTCTTCGGCATGCGCGTGCCCAGCCGTGCGCAGATCGACGAAACCACGCTGCGGCGCGTGGCCGACACCACCGGCGGCCGTTATTTCCGGGCTCGCGATACCTCGGAGCTGGCGGGTATCTATGCCGAGCTGGACCGGATCGAACCCACGGCATTGCCGGGCGAGACCCTGCAGCCGCGTATCGAGCGCTATGTGCTGCCACTGAGCCTTGCCGCGCTGCTGGCCTTGATATCGATGCTTTTGCCCTGGTTGCCCGGGCGTCGCGGAGTGCCGGCATGATTTGCAGGTCTGCCAGACGTGGAAAGCGCCGTGTTGTGGCGAAGGTACGGCCATGGAACTGAGTCTGACCAGTCTGCAGTTCCTGCGCCCCTGGTGGCTGCTGGCGCTGTTGTTGCTGCCGTTGCTGTGGTGGCTGCAACGCCATCGACGTGCACAGCAGAGCGTCTGGCAGCGCGCCGTGGATCCGCATCTGCTGCCGCATCTGCTGCAGACCGCCGAGGTCCGGGGCGCCGGTGGCGCATCGCGCGTGTGGCTGGCTGCGGCGCTGCTGACGGTTCTGGCTCTGGCTGGTCCGTCCTGGCGGGAATTGCCGATGCCGCTGTGGCAGCAGCAATCGCCGCTGGTGATTGCGCTGGACCTGTCCTCGGCCATGCGGGCGACGGATCTGCCGCCCTCGCGCATGATTCAGGCGCGGGCCAAGCTGGCGCGGCTGCTGGAGCAGCGCAAGACCGGGCAGATCGGCTTGATGGCCTACGCCGGCGATGCCTTCACCGTGGCCCCGATTACCGCCGATGCCCGCACCGTCAAGGCCCTGCTCGACAGTCTGGATCCAAGTCTGATGCCGGTGGATGGCCAGCGTGCCGATCGCGCCATCAAGCGTGCGGTGCGGTTGATGCGCGACAGCGGCGCCGAGCGCGGCGAGATCCTGCTGGTGACCGATCAGGTCGACAGCTACGCCCAGGCAGCCGCTGAGCAGGCACGCGCCGAGGGCTACCGCTTGTCGGTGCTGGGCGTGGGCACGCTGGCGGGCGCGCCGATGAGCAATGCTCAGGGATTCATCACCGGCGCCGATGGCCAGCCGCGCCTGGCCAAGCTGAACCCAGCCAGCCTGCAGGCCCTGGCGGATCGCGGGGGTGGCCGCTTTGCCACGCTGACGGCCGATGACGCAGATTTGCGGGGGCTGGGCGTGCTGCGAGCGGGCGTCGACCAGGCGGGAGCGGCCGGCGGCGCCAGCGAGCAGCAGGCGCTGGCGCGCAGTGATGACGGTTACTGGTTGCTGCTAGGCCTGCTGCCACTGGCCTTGATCGGATTCCGTCGCGGTTGGCTGGCCATGCTGCCGCTACTGCTGGTCTTCGGACTGGCTGCGCCCGAGTCCGAGGTTTATGCCGCCGACGAGGCACCCGCGCCCGCGGCTGCCAGCGAAGTCGCGACACCCGGTCGTCTGCAATCCTTCTGGGACTCGCTCTGGCAGCGCTCCGACCAGCGTGCTTATGCCGCGCTGGAGCGGGGCGATGCCGCCCGTGCACGGGAGCTGGCGCAGGATCCGGCCTTGCAGGGCGCCGCCGCCTACCGCGGCGACGACTACAAGGCCGCGGCGGAATCATGGACGGGTCTGGATCAGGCTGACGCCCACTACAACCGCGGCAACGCGCTGGCCAAGTCCGGCGATCTGCCCGGGGCGCTGAAAGCCTACGACGAGGCTCTGGCCCGGCAGCCGGGCATGGAAGACGCACTGGCCAATCGCAAGATCGTAGAGGACGCGCTGAAGCAGCAGCAATCGCAGCAGTCCTCGCAGAATCAGGACGGCAAGGACCAGCAGGACCAGAATCAGCAAGGTCAGGACCAGCAGGGCCAGGACCAGCAAGGCCAGGATCAGCAGGGCCAGGATCAGCAAGGCCAGGACCAGCAGGGTCAGGATCAGCAGGGTCAGGACCAGCAAGGTCAGGATCAGCAGGGTCAGGATCAGCAGGGTCAGGACCAGCAGGGTCAGGACCAGCAAGGTCAGGATCAGCAGGGTCAGGACCAGCAAGGTCAGGACCGGCAGGATGGGAAGGACGAGTCCGGGGCCGAGCAGCCCAGCGCGGCCGAGCAGGCTCAGCAGCAGGCTGCGGAAGAGGCTGCCAAGCGCGAGATGCAGCAGGCGCTGGAGGCGCAACAGGCGTCGGAGGATGGCGAGCAGACCGAGGCGCGGGCGCTCACGCCCGAAGAGCGCGCGGCGGCTGAACAGCAGCAGGCCACGCAGCAATGGCTGCGTCGGGTGCCCGACGATCCGGGTGGCTTGTTGCGGCGCAAATTCGAGCTGGAATATCGGCGCCGGGCAGCCGAGGGAGATCATTGATGAAGCACTCGCCCAAGGGCACAAGACACCGGATCGGGCAGGGGATTGCGCTCTGCTGCGCGCTGCTGTTGTGCGCCTCTCAGGCCCTTGCTGCGGCCCGGGCGAGCCTGGGATCCGATCGCATCAAGCTTGGCGAGACCACGACCTTGACGGTGGAGTCTGACGAGGCGTCTTCGGCGCCCGATTTCAGTGTGCTGCAGCAGGACTTTGATCTGGGCGGTCAGTCCAGCAGCACCCAGATGTCGATCGTCAACGGTCGCCGCAGCAGTTCCATCCAGTATTCGGTCGAGATCCAGCCCAAGGCGGCCGGGGTACTGACGATTCCGGCGATACCGGTGGGCAATTCCGCGACCGAGCCGATGACGCTGACCGTCGTCCCGGCTGAACCGGGTTCCGCGGCGAAGGGCGATCTGATCTTTCTCGAGAGTGAACTCGGCACCACCTCGCCCTATGTGCAGCAGGCGGTGCCGTTCACCGTGCGCCTGTACTACTCGGTGCCGCTGTCCAGCGGCGAGGTCACGGCGCGTGCGCCCGAGCATGCGAGCCTGCAACAACTGGGCGAAGATCAGCAGTCACAGACTGAAATCAACGGGCGTCGCTACGGTGTGTTCGAACGTCGCTACTTGCTGATCCCGGAACAGTCCGGTCCCATGGAATTGCCGGCGGCACAGTTCCGCGGCGGTGCCCAGACCAACAATGCCAACAGTTTCTTCAGCCGCGTGCAGAGCGTCAGTGCGGTGGGCCAGAGCTATTCCTTGAACGTGCGGCCACAGCCGCCGGGGGCCCCGCAGCCGTGGCTGGCCGCGCGTCAGCTGGGACTCGTGCGCGCCGACCTACCGGATTCTCCGCGGACCGGTGAGCCGGTGCTGGTCGAATACACCCTGACGGCAGACGGCGCGCTGTCCAGCCAGTTGCCCGATCTGGAATTGCCGCCGATTCCCGGGGCACAGGTATTTCCGGAGCCGGCCCAGCGTCAGGACGGGGTGGTGGCCGGGGCGCCGGTGGCCGTGCTCAAGCGCCGCTTCGCCATCGTGCCCGCCCAGGCCGGCAAGCTCGATCTGCCGGCGCTGAGGGTGCGCTACTGGAACACCGCCAGTGACCGTGCCGATGTGGCCGAGGTGGCCGGGGCGACGCTGGATGTCGCCGTGGGAAATGCAGTGCCGATCAATCCTGTGCCGATGCAGAGCACCGCGCAGGCGCCGGCGACCTCCCCGGTTCCGGCAATGCCGACAGCGATCAGCGCCGGCGACGAGGCTCTGCGCGCCGAGTTGACGCGCTGGCGCTGGATCAGCCTGGTACTGGGCTGCGGGCTGCTGGGCGCCTTGCTGTGGGGCTGGCGCCGGCAGGCAGTCGTCTCGGTACCAGCGCCGCAACGGGCGCCGGAGCGTCTGGTCGACCCCGCCGTGCTGCGGCGGGCGCTGGCTGACGGCGATCTGCACGAGATTGCCGACGCCCTGCGGGCATCGACACCGACCCCCTGCCTGAATCTGGGACAGCTGCGCGCGCGCCTGGGCGATGCCGCCCAGCAGGCCGCCATCGACGCACTGGAGCAGACCCTGTGGGCGGCCAGGCCGGCGGCCGACGACCGGGCGGCCGTGCGCGAGCGCCTGCGGGCGGCCTTCAAGTCCGGGCCGATCCTGCGCCAGAGCAGCGAGGCAGCGATGGCTTCGCCGCTGGCGCCATTGTATCCGGCGCGGGGTTAGCCCGCACATTTCATGAGGTCGCGATGAAATGGCCCGACTTCGTTGGAACGACGCGGAAATCCTCGAATGGGTTGAAATGACAAACTGTTCGCTGCCATTTCCTCGCTAACGCGGCCCTCGCTCGTTCTTTGCGCCGGACTCTTCGTTGCTCGTCGTCGCAATGGAACAACCATTACTCCTCCTCTCGTCTCGATTCCGGCGCAAAGCCCTTCGCGATCATCCGCGTTCCCTCATGAAATATGCGGGCTAGCCGCCTGTCCGGTCGGAGTCTGCTCTGTTGGCATGGGCAGGGGGCAGGGGACCCACGTCGCGGCATGGTCAGATCATGCGTCGTGATTGGACTGCTGCCCCTTCTTTGCCAGTTTGATAAATCAATGGGTTAACGTATGTGTGGTGAGAGTCCCGGTCGCCCCTTGGCGGTGCGCTTGTTCGCGCGGCAGACTGTCGGTGATCTCGGAGTTTTTTTGTCTGCCAAGGACGCAAAGGCCGCAAAGTAGAGCGATTCCGAGTTGTCAGCCGGTTATGCGGCTAGAGATCGCCGCTCAGCTGACCATCCTTTGAGATCTTCGCTTCCTTTGCGTCCTTTGCGTTCTTTGCGGAAAAGTTTTTGATTCAACTACTTGCGGCGTGTTCGGTGAGAGCTGCCGGTAGCAGCTGACGCCGATCAAAACCTGCCGGCAGTCGCTCTGTCAGACTGTCTGGACTTGATCAACGATGGATCCGGCATGAGCGTGGTGCAACTGATGGCTGAACCCGAGATTCCTGCAAAAGCCGGTCTGCCCTGGCATTGGCTGATCTTCCTGCCGGTTCTGGCGTCGGTCATCGCCGGCTTGACCACGCTGGGCATCGCCATCCGCTACGGCGACAAGCCGCTGCCGGAATCAGTCATGCGCACGGGTCCGGTGCAATATGGTGACAGTCAACCGCAGCTGCGGGCTCAGAGCCTCGGTTTGTCAGCAACCGCCCAGCTCGATCCGGCTGCCCGCGGCATCGTCCTTGAGCTTGCCGGGCGCGATCTGCCGCAGCAGCTCAGCCTGCGGCTTTGGCATCCGACAGACGCCGGCCTGGATCAGGTGTTGACCCTGACGCGCTCGGATGATGGTCGCTACCGCGGTGTATGGCCGGCTCAGACCCAGGGCCTGCTGTTGTTGCTGTCCTCGCCCGAACAGGGCTGGGAAATGCCGGGGGCGACGGACGTGGCCAGCAACACCCTGCGTTTCCAGCCCTGAAGCGTGTTCAATGGCGGCAGCCCACTGTTTCCACTGTCATGAGCCGCTGCCCGCCAGCGGCGTGCACTGGCTGGTGGTGGCTGGCGTGCAGCAGCCGCTGTGCTGCGGTGGCTGCCGGGCGGCGGTCGAGTGGATACAAGGCCAGGGTCTGGGCGATTTCTACCGTCTGCGCGCCGAAGGCGCCGGCCCCGGTCGCGCCGTGGAGAGCGATTTTGCGGTCTTCGATCGGCCAGCCGTGCTGCGCTACTACGCCGGTGAGGCCGTCAACGGCGTGGCCGAGATCACGCTGTCGTTGGAAGGCCTCCGCTGCGCCGCCTGTACCTGGTTGATCGAACGGGCGCTGTCGGCGGAGCCCGGCGTGTTGCGGGTGCGGGTGCAGCCACTGACGCAGCGCGTGTTCCTGCGCTGGCGAGTGGCCGAGGTCCAGTTGTCGGATCTGGCCGAGCGACTGGCCGCCCTGGGCTACCGACCGCAGTTGAGTGATCCCACCCATGCCCTGGAGCGCATCAAGCGCGAGCGCCGCGACGCGCTCAAGCGCCTGGTGGTCGCTGGTGTCGGCATGATGCAGGCGATGATGTACGGCGTGGCGCTCTATGCCGGCGCCTTCGAAGGCATGGATCCAACCGTGCGCGACTTCTTCCGCTGGGTCAGTCTGAGCGTGGCGGCACCGGTGATCTTCTATTCCGGACAACCCTTCTTCAGCGGCGCCTGGCGCGAGCTGAAGGCGCGGCGATTGGGCATGGACACGCCGGTGGCACTGGCGCTGGGGCTGGCTTTTGTCGCCAGTGTCTATCAGTCCTGGCGCGGCGGTCTCGACGTCTATTTCGATTCGCTGACGATGTTCGTGTTCTTCCTGCTGCTGGGCCGCTTTGCCGAACAGAGCGTGCGTCATCGCGCCCAGATCAGTCTGGGCGTGCTGTCTTCAGGGCTGCCACCGCTGGCCCGCCGCATCGAGGGCGAGGTCGAGCAGGAAGTGGCCACGCTGGAATTGCAGCCGGGTGATCTGGTGCAGGTGGCGGCGGGCTGCACCATCCCGGTGGACGGCGAGCTGATCGAGGCCGCCGAGGTCGATGAAGCCATGCTCAGCGGTGAGTCGATACCGGTGGACAAGCTGGCGGGTGAGCGGGTGCTGGCCGGCAGCGTGGCGATGTCCAGGCCCTTGCGCCTTCGGGTTGAGCAGACTGGCGCGGCGACCGTGTGGTCGTCGCTGTCGCGACTGGCCGACAGCGCCCGGGCGGAAAAGCCTGCCAGTCTGCAGATGGCCGAGCGCGTGGCCCAGATCTTCGTGGCCCGGGTGCTGGTGCTGACCGTGCTGGTGGCGCTGGCCTGGACCTGGTACGCGCCGGAACGCGCCTTCGAGGTGGCCCTGGCGGTGCTGGTGGTGTCCTGCCCCTGCGCGCTGTCCCTGGCGTTGCCCACGGCGCTGGCCGCCGCCAGTCAGGGCCTGGGTCGCTTGGGCATCCTGGTGGTCCGCCCGGCGGCTCTTGAAACGTTGGCGCAGGTGCGCCAGGTGGTGTTCGACAAGACCGGAACCCTGACCGACGGCCAGATCCGCGTTGCCCGGACAGCGCTGGCCCATGGTGAGTCCAGCCAGCGGGTCATGGCGCTGGCGGCGGCGCTGGAGCAGGAGGCCACCCACCCGATTGCCCGCGCTTTCGGCGCCGAGTCGGCTGGCTTGGCGGTGACGCAAAGACGCCAGATTGCCGGCTTCGGCGTGGAAGGACTGATCGATGGCATCTGCTACCGCTTGGGCCGGCCCGACTTCGCCTGCCCGGAGGCGCCGATGCCCATGCTGGATGGCGACATCCTGCTGAGCGCCGATGGCCGGGCGATCGCCGGATTCCGGCTGCAGGATCAACTCCGCGCCGATGCCACCGCCAGCGTGCGTGCCTTGCGCGAGCGCGGCCTGCGGACCACCCTGCTCAGTGGCGACAGCGCGCCGCGAGTGCGCGCCATGTCGGACAGATTGCAGATGGATGCCTGTTTTGCGGCGCAATCGCCGCAGGCCAAACTCGAGGTGCTGGATCGGCTGCAACTGCAGGATGGTCCGGCGCTGATGGTCGGTGACGGCGTCAATGATGCGCCGGTGCTGGGGCGGGCGGCGGTCTCGATGGCCATGGGTCGGGGCGCCGATCTGGCCAAGGCGCATGCTGACCTGGTGTTGCTGGGCTCGCGTCTGGCGGTGCTGCCGCAGGCGCTGGAGCTGGCGCAGCAGACCATGACCACTATCCGCCACAACATCCGCTGGGCCTATGGCTACAATGCCATCGCCATTCCCGTGGCCGCGCTGGGTTGGGTTCCACCCTGGCTGGCGGCGATCGGCATGTCCCTGAGCTCCCTGATTGTGGTGGTCAATTCGATGCGATTGCTGAAATCCGCTCCAGCTGCCTCTGGCGCCGTGGTGCAAGATCTGTCCCTGGAGAGCGCGGCGGCAGTGACGGGCTCGGAACGCGCATGAATATCCTGCTGGTGCTGATACCGTTGTCGCTGATGCTGGTGATCGCCGCCGTCTACGCCTTTTTCTGGGCGGTGGACAATGATCAGTTCGAAGACCTGGAAACCCCGGCCATCGACATTCTCAGCGACGACGAGGCGCCCCGCGCCGGCGATCGTGATCGCTGAGCTGAGCCTGGGCGCGGCTCTGCTGCTCGGTGCCGCTGGCAGCGTTCATTGCGTACTGATGTGCGGCGCCATTGCCGGCGCCTTTGGCGTGTCCAGCGCTGGCCGGGCACCGATCGTGGTGCCGCTTGCGGCCAGTCTGGGGCGCATCCTCGGCTACGCCGGGCTAGGCGCCTTGTTCGGAC
The DNA window shown above is from Rhodanobacteraceae bacterium and carries:
- a CDS encoding DUF4381 domain-containing protein; protein product: MKPELPLRDIHLPSEPSWWPPAPGWWLLAAAVLVLLFLTLRWGLRRWRARQRLRALQFEFDQAAAIAEPRACLIAVSELLRRAARHRDPAAATLTGAAWTGFLDRQLGTKSQTVFSGELGQLLLDGAYRREVDADALRSLLTPARQCFLNLVRGP
- a CDS encoding DUF58 domain-containing protein, with translation MPPATSNSQGIRPTLAELIALRARVQAWPPPQRAQGSSAGPATSPLRGRGMDYAESRLYAQGDDARHIDWRVTARTGRTHTKVFHAERDRVSLIIADTSPRLYFGTRVCFKSVQAAYAGALAAWAGQRSGDRISALRGSASEAPLPPAGGVRGALRVLDALNRWYQQPPDDDQGLDIALQSAARVSKPGSRMIALIDPRSVDGIDNARWTALSAHHDAVAVLLVDPLELAPPQARLAFAGDHRRVELDLEQGSTQAAWMHAFAERFEQARSRLRSLGWRAMSLSTDQAPDQVLAALLPYRREAA
- a CDS encoding FixH family protein — protein: MSVVQLMAEPEIPAKAGLPWHWLIFLPVLASVIAGLTTLGIAIRYGDKPLPESVMRTGPVQYGDSQPQLRAQSLGLSATAQLDPAARGIVLELAGRDLPQQLSLRLWHPTDAGLDQVLTLTRSDDGRYRGVWPAQTQGLLLLLSSPEQGWEMPGATDVASNTLRFQP
- a CDS encoding MoxR family ATPase, with product MEGSAAVNEVPEHIDLADLHSRFRQLRETLSAQVIGQAELVESLLISLLSDGHLLVEGAPGLAKTTAVKALAARVEANFQRVQFTPDLLPSDLTGTDIWRQQDGRFEFQPGPLFHNLLLADEINRAPAKVQSALLEAMGERQITVGGKTYALPKLFLVMATQNPIEQEGTYPLPEAQLDRFLMHVRVGYPEAGAETAILRLVRDQARNALHSRSESVDQLSQAEVFAARSAVLDLHFSESLERYLVELVLATRDASGYDKGLARRIAWGASPRGSIALERCARARAWLAGRDYVTPEDVHAVAPDVLRHRVLPSYEATAEGWDGGRLVAELLQRVPLP
- the ccoS gene encoding cbb3-type cytochrome oxidase assembly protein CcoS, coding for MNILLVLIPLSLMLVIAAVYAFFWAVDNDQFEDLETPAIDILSDDEAPRAGDRDR
- a CDS encoding protein BatD, whose protein sequence is MKHSPKGTRHRIGQGIALCCALLLCASQALAAARASLGSDRIKLGETTTLTVESDEASSAPDFSVLQQDFDLGGQSSSTQMSIVNGRRSSSIQYSVEIQPKAAGVLTIPAIPVGNSATEPMTLTVVPAEPGSAAKGDLIFLESELGTTSPYVQQAVPFTVRLYYSVPLSSGEVTARAPEHASLQQLGEDQQSQTEINGRRYGVFERRYLLIPEQSGPMELPAAQFRGGAQTNNANSFFSRVQSVSAVGQSYSLNVRPQPPGAPQPWLAARQLGLVRADLPDSPRTGEPVLVEYTLTADGALSSQLPDLELPPIPGAQVFPEPAQRQDGVVAGAPVAVLKRRFAIVPAQAGKLDLPALRVRYWNTASDRADVAEVAGATLDVAVGNAVPINPVPMQSTAQAPATSPVPAMPTAISAGDEALRAELTRWRWISLVLGCGLLGALLWGWRRQAVVSVPAPQRAPERLVDPAVLRRALADGDLHEIADALRASTPTPCLNLGQLRARLGDAAQQAAIDALEQTLWAARPAADDRAAVRERLRAAFKSGPILRQSSEAAMASPLAPLYPARG
- a CDS encoding VWA domain-containing protein, whose protein sequence is MIAELLSWEFAWPWMLLALPLPWLAARLLPPTQAGQGGALRTPFFGELETLAGTAARARKSHLSPWMLMAWALLCVAAARPQILGEAIKPPQAGRDLLLAVDLSGSMAAEDMRLGGRIVDRLTAVKAVLGDFLERRAGDRVGLLLFGERAYGVTPLTLDRNSVRQQLFDSVVGLAGQETAIGDAIALAVKRLSDPDDEVAEPGQRVLILLTDGVNTAGAIDPLRATELAKSAGVRVHTIGFGGEGEETFFGMRVPSRAQIDETTLRRVADTTGGRYFRARDTSELAGIYAELDRIEPTALPGETLQPRIERYVLPLSLAALLALISMLLPWLPGRRGVPA
- a CDS encoding VWA domain-containing protein — translated: MELSLTSLQFLRPWWLLALLLLPLLWWLQRHRRAQQSVWQRAVDPHLLPHLLQTAEVRGAGGASRVWLAAALLTVLALAGPSWRELPMPLWQQQSPLVIALDLSSAMRATDLPPSRMIQARAKLARLLEQRKTGQIGLMAYAGDAFTVAPITADARTVKALLDSLDPSLMPVDGQRADRAIKRAVRLMRDSGAERGEILLVTDQVDSYAQAAAEQARAEGYRLSVLGVGTLAGAPMSNAQGFITGADGQPRLAKLNPASLQALADRGGGRFATLTADDADLRGLGVLRAGVDQAGAAGGASEQQALARSDDGYWLLLGLLPLALIGFRRGWLAMLPLLLVFGLAAPESEVYAADEAPAPAAASEVATPGRLQSFWDSLWQRSDQRAYAALERGDAARARELAQDPALQGAAAYRGDDYKAAAESWTGLDQADAHYNRGNALAKSGDLPGALKAYDEALARQPGMEDALANRKIVEDALKQQQSQQSSQNQDGKDQQDQNQQGQDQQGQDQQGQDQQGQDQQGQDQQGQDQQGQDQQGQDQQGQDQQGQDQQGQDQQGQDQQGQDQQGQDRQDGKDESGAEQPSAAEQAQQQAAEEAAKREMQQALEAQQASEDGEQTEARALTPEERAAAEQQQATQQWLRRVPDDPGGLLRRKFELEYRRRAAEGDH
- the cadA gene encoding cadmium-translocating P-type ATPase, whose protein sequence is MAAAHCFHCHEPLPASGVHWLVVAGVQQPLCCGGCRAAVEWIQGQGLGDFYRLRAEGAGPGRAVESDFAVFDRPAVLRYYAGEAVNGVAEITLSLEGLRCAACTWLIERALSAEPGVLRVRVQPLTQRVFLRWRVAEVQLSDLAERLAALGYRPQLSDPTHALERIKRERRDALKRLVVAGVGMMQAMMYGVALYAGAFEGMDPTVRDFFRWVSLSVAAPVIFYSGQPFFSGAWRELKARRLGMDTPVALALGLAFVASVYQSWRGGLDVYFDSLTMFVFFLLLGRFAEQSVRHRAQISLGVLSSGLPPLARRIEGEVEQEVATLELQPGDLVQVAAGCTIPVDGELIEAAEVDEAMLSGESIPVDKLAGERVLAGSVAMSRPLRLRVEQTGAATVWSSLSRLADSARAEKPASLQMAERVAQIFVARVLVLTVLVALAWTWYAPERAFEVALAVLVVSCPCALSLALPTALAAASQGLGRLGILVVRPAALETLAQVRQVVFDKTGTLTDGQIRVARTALAHGESSQRVMALAAALEQEATHPIARAFGAESAGLAVTQRRQIAGFGVEGLIDGICYRLGRPDFACPEAPMPMLDGDILLSADGRAIAGFRLQDQLRADATASVRALRERGLRTTLLSGDSAPRVRAMSDRLQMDACFAAQSPQAKLEVLDRLQLQDGPALMVGDGVNDAPVLGRAAVSMAMGRGADLAKAHADLVLLGSRLAVLPQALELAQQTMTTIRHNIRWAYGYNAIAIPVAALGWVPPWLAAIGMSLSSLIVVVNSMRLLKSAPAASGAVVQDLSLESAAAVTGSERA